One Nicotiana tomentosiformis chromosome 4, ASM39032v3, whole genome shotgun sequence genomic window carries:
- the LOC104106759 gene encoding uncharacterized protein produces the protein MPALPFPQKMKREKLDKCFGRFLEMLKQLYVNIPFTEVLTQMPAYAKFLKEILSRKRKLEETIVVKLNAHCSSILQNKIPLKCEDPGSFTIPCSLGSENFDKALRDSGASINLMPLSVLTKLEGELVVIKSIPVSLQLADRTTILPKVIIEDILVRVDKFVFPVDFIVVDMEGTRRCL, from the coding sequence ATGCCAGCTCTACCGTTCCCTCAAAAGATGAAGCGGGAGAAACTTGACAAGtgttttgggcgattcttggagatgcTCAAACAACTTTATGTGAACATCCCTTTCACAGAGGTACTCACTCAGATGCCCgcttatgcaaagttcttgaaggaaatcctgtCTAGAAAGAGAAAATTAGAGGAGACAATAGTGGTCAAGCTGAATGCCCACTGCAGTTCTATATTGCAGAACAAAATTCCCCTAAAGTGTGAGGACCCAGGAAGCTTCACCATACCATGCTCGTTGGGGAGTGAAAATTTTGACAAGGCCCTCCGTGATTCAGGTGCGTCTATAAATCTAATGCCTCTGTCTGTACTCACGAAACTAGAAGGTGAACTTGTAGTGATCAAATCAATACCAGTGTCCCTACAACTGGCCGACCGGACCACCATTCTACCTAAGGTAATCATTGAAGATATTCTAGTGCGGGTGGACAAGTTTGTGTTCCCCGTCGATTTTATTGTGGTGGATATGGAGGGAACAAGGAGGTGCCTTTAA